In Zerene cesonia ecotype Mississippi chromosome 12, Zerene_cesonia_1.1, whole genome shotgun sequence, the genomic stretch tattgaaaacataatttttcgtCTCAAACGAAAGAATTTTACAAGACTATAGTATTTCTTATgtaatcatacaaatattgatcaaatttaaagtattatatttaatttaaatttaaccaaaAGCCTTCCCTATTCCTTATCGCTTACCGAAATAAANNNNNNNNNNagtgataattaaaattacaatctaCAATTGAGAATCTCtcttttttttagatatttatttaaatctcacaaaaataatattttcgtatgatgatatgattttcaaattgttaatatctcttgatattattattttccttgtgctttttacatgtaacaacgtaaataaattgtttcctNNNNNNNNNNNNNNNNNNNNNNNNNNNNNNNNNNNNNNNNNNNNNNNNNNNNNNNNNNNNNNNNNNNNNNNNNNNNNNNNNNNNNNNNNNNNNNNNNNNNNNNNNNNNNNNNNNNNNNNNNNNNNNNNNNNNNNNNNNNNNNNNNNNNNNNNNNNNNNNNNNNNNNNNNNNNNNNNNNNNNNNNNNNNNNNNNNNNNNNNNNNNNNNNNNNNNNNNNNNNNNNNNNNNNNNNNCGCGAACCGGTTTCAAACGGgtgcaataatacaaaatatatcttacaTGTAAAACTTCCCATTGAATCGCTCTgtgtcaaaaaaaaatccttaacCAGAATCTATTACGTGATTTTAACGATCTGAAAATGTAATCTTATTTTCGTAATCTACGCAAACAGCGTAAGAGCATTTCGCACACCGAGCATCAGCTTCCCTATTGATAAATCTAATCTACACAAAANNNNNNNNNNNNNNNNNNNNNNNNNNNNNNNNNNNNNNNNNNNNNNNNNNNNNNNNNNNNNNNNNNNNNNNNNNNNNNNNNNNNNNNNNNNNNNNNNNNNNNNNNNNNNNNNNNNNNNNNNNNNNNNNNNNNNNNNNNNNNNNNNNNNNNNNNNNNNNNNNNNNNNNNNNNNNNNNNNNNNNNNNNNNNNNNNNNNNNNNNNNNNNNNNNNNNNNNNNNNNNNNNNNNNNNNNNNNNNNNNNNNNNNNNNNNNNNNNNNNNNNNNNNNNNNNNNNNNNNNNNNNNNNNNNNNNNNNNNNNNNNNNNNNNNNNNNNNNNNNNNNNNNNNNNNNNNNNNNNNNNNNNNNNNNNNNNNNNNNNNNNNNNNNNNNNNNNNNNNNNNNNNNNNNNNNNNNNNNNNNNNNNNNNNNNNNNNNNNNNNNNNNNNNNNNNNNNNNNNNNNNNNNNNNNNNNNNNNNNNNNNNNNNNNNNNNNNNNNNNNNNNNNNNNNNNNNNNNNNNNNNNNNNNNNNNNNNNNNNNNNNNNNNNNNNNNNNNNNNNNNNNNNNNNNNNNNNNNNNNNNNNNNNNNNNNNNNNNNNNNNNNNNNNNNNNNNNNNNNNNNNNNNNNNNNNNNNNNNNNNNNNNNNNNNNNNNNNNNNNNNNNNNNNNNNNNNNNNNNNNNNNNNNNNNNNNNNNNNNNNNNNNNNNNNNNNNNNNNNNNNNNNNNNNNNNNNNNNNNNNNNNNNNNNNNNNNNNNNNNNNNNNNNNNNNNNNNNNNNNNNNNNNNNNNNNNNNNNNNNNNNNNNNNNNNNNNNNNNNNNNNNNNNNNNNNNNNNNNNNNNNNNNNNNNNNNNNNNNNNNNNNNNNNNNNNNNNNNNNNNNNNNNNNNNNNNNNNNNNNNNNNNNNNNNNNNNNNNNNNNNNNNNNNNNNNNNNNNNNNNNNNNNNNNNNNNNNNNNNNNNNNNNNNNNNNNNNNNNNNNNNNNNNNNNNNNNNNNNNNNNNNNNNNNNNNNNNNNNNNAACGAATGAATCGtaggaataaaagaaatttacaCAAAACTTCACAAGCGGAAAGGGATGTAACTGcctttacatatatacatgcACAGATGAgctataaaaactgtttttgataatttgttttcatgaTAATTCAACATCATTATCAGTCCATATATATTCTCATTGCTGGGccacagacctcctatgagggttcaggccataatcaagcgctggccaagtgcgggttggcagatgtcacatgtcatcgaattTTTGATCTTGGAAATGCTGGTTTCCTtgcgatgttttccttcaccgtttgaacagtggtgatgttatccacacgcgcagataaattgaaaaaccaatttatttctcttatcgattttaagtctgaggtcctcaccactgagacACCAcagcttttttaataattatcattacatattaaatattctacctttaaatcaattaattcgTTGAGCAGATATCATCttcttaatatacataaattacgtgtcacgttgtttgttcGCGAtagactcctaaactactcaactgattttaatcaaatttgcacaccatgcgCAGTTTGATCTagcttaaaagataggatagtttatattatttcaaatacgaTAAATGaaccggggcgtgcagctatttcaattataaacatataatttcaaaGTTTTCCAACGCACCACGTGTACGACGCTGATGTGCGGCGGCCTAAAAACCTTATAAtgtcaacatttttttatctatatagatggcgctatacgTTAGGTGTTGCACAAATTTCACGGATCGCtagtcaataaataaactttgatatgaaatgaaatacctTATCTTAGTAGCATTTAACAAACTGTTAGTTGATTATTTAGCTTTTGAATCATGCCTTTCTTTTGTAAGATAATATGAGGATGACATTTACGCAGTTTCAAAATTTTCCGTGCGAAGCGCTTCTATCACCTTAGTTGTTTTTCTTCTGTGGCCTTAGTAATAACAAACTACCATCGTCACGTAAGCAACACATTAATAGTATGGATAATTAATTGAGTGAATCTTACCGTCATAATCCTTCCCCATGCCAATCACGAATGCACTTCTCATTAGATGTCCCATTTTGATTACAATGCTGAATTTGCGCGAAATTAAAGTGTACAAGCTACTATATCTATCATAAACGAATAAAATGCTATTCTACATagatgttgaaataaaataaaatgtaacacaATTTACATCGAatcgaaaaataaatgaatacgtaacaatattacaaaaagcTACCGCGCAAGTCGGTTAAAACGCTAAACGGCTACATCTCTGCtacaattaattgaaaatacgCTTCCGTAATAGAAGAAAGCCTGTTAAATGTAGATTGGATCGTCACCAAAGTATAAATGATGTAAACTGAGCGCCAACCGAAATTATAGGTCGCGATTCTCGGAGGAATAAGGAAAGCGATAGAGTAATATTACTGTTACAAAAGTTAGATCGTTATCAGCCtgaaaaaaaatgtgcttGGTGAAATCGAatacgtattttgtttttctatcatagatgcaattaaatatttttttataaatttatgttattattaataagctcaattataatttatttttatatactcgtataaacACTAAAAGTCTAGATTGAAGAGaagaaaattagaaaaaaatattgtgacaaAATAatccctacttatattataaatgcgaaagtaagtCTGTCCGTACAtctatctgtctcttcttcacgtctgaaccactgaacggatttggatgaaatttggttcaaAGATAGTTTCAGACCCGAGAAAAGGCATATGGTCTAAGAGCCCGTGAGGGCCAGACCTtagttaaagtataaaatctaaaagtttCTCTGTGTATGCCCACTATNNNNNNNNNNNNNNNNNNNNNNNNNNNNNNNNNNNNNNNNNNNNNNNNNNNNNNNNNNNNNNNNNNNNNNNNNNNNNNNNNNNNNNNNNNNNNNNNNNNNNNNNNNNNNNNNNNNNNNNNNNNNNNNNNNNNNNNNNNNNNNNNNNNNNNNNNNNNNNNNNNNNNNNNNNNNNNNNNNNNNNNNNNNNNNNNNNNNNNNNNNNNNNNNNNNNNNNNNNNNNNNNNNNNNNNNNNNNNNNNNNNNNNNNNNNNNNNNNNNNNNNNNNNNNNNNNNNNNNNNNNNNNNNNNNNNNNNNNNNNNNNNNNNNNNNNNNNNNNNNNNNNNNNNNNNNNNNNNNNNNNNNNNNNNNNNNNNNNNNNNNNNNNNNNNNNNNNNNNNNNNNNNNNNNNNNNNNNNNNNNNNNNNNNNNNNNNNNNNNNNNNNNNNNNNNNNNNNNNNNNNNNNNNNNNNNNNNNNNNNNNNNNNNNNNNNNNNNNNNNNNNNNNNNNNNNNNNNNNNNNNNNNNNNNNNNNNNNNNNNNNNNNNNNNNNNNNNNNNNNNNNNNNNNNNNNNNNNNNNNNNNNNNNNNNNNNNNNNNNNNNNNNNNNNNNNNNNNNNNNNNNNNNNNNNNNNNNNNNNNNNNNNNNNNNNNNNNNNNNNNNNNNNNNNNNNNNNNNNNNNNNNNNNNNNNNNNNNNNNNNNNNNNNNNNNNNNNNNNNNNNNNNNNNNNNNNNNNNNNNNNNNNNNNNNNNNNNNNNNNNNNNNNNNNNNNNNNNNNNNNNNNNNNNNNNNNNNNNNNNNNNNNNNNNNNNNNNNNNNNNNNNNNNNNNNNNNNNNNNNNNNNNNNNNNNNNNNNNNNNNNNNNNNNNNNNNNNNNNNNNNNNNNNNNNNNNNNNNNNNNNNNNNNNNNNNNNNNNNNNNNNNNNNNNNNNNNNNNNNNNNNNNNNNNNNNNNNNNNNNNNNNNNNNNNNNNNNNNNNNNNNNNNNNNNNNNNNNNNNNNNNNNNNNNNNNNNNNNNNNATAGTGGGCATACACAGAGaaacttttagattttatactttaactaAGGTCTGGCCCTCACGGGCTCTTGCTCtaataggatagtttttgtCCCAGAAACCCCATGGAAAGAGTAACTGTGAGGGCAAAACCCTGGGACAATCGATCTTTTCCTCAGACGACGCAGGCCAAACCGCAGGCGAcagaataattttacattataattatatataataatacaaacttcaggatttttatttaattatatatctactcTATATATGCAATAGTTATTGTGTACTTTGTTGATTTTAGCAGAGTAACAATGAGTTATCTACGTAATAAACTGAGACGTGTATGTAAATATGGGTATAGAATACGTGAGCGGTAGTGTAAATCCTTACTATCGCGCCGAGGTGACTCTAAACAAAGaatctatttatatctaaaaataacattcaatattgtaaaagaatattatattgttaaacatttaccaacatttctaataaaatatttaattagtgtaAAATAAGTTGTTTACAGTAACGTATTAAAAGCATTATATAAAAGACTGAAagtcaaaacaatttttggtATATGCAAAAAAGTTTATTGGTTGGTAACATTATGCCGGTTTCTTACTGAAgacttatttacataacatactAGTTAACCTTACGTAGCAAGAGAAGGTCAGGAAATCTAATAAGATAAGCCtttgcaattatattaatgtcacTGCTACGACACCATAAAGTACAATTTGTAGGTCCAATTAGATTAATCTAGTCCTAACTAGTTTAACTAAGAAGGATTCGGAAATTACTAGTTTAGTACAGGTAATGGATTTCAGTTTACTCGGATAAGAATTGCTAATATTGCTTTATAAGAATCTATTTGCACAAGAAAGTATTTACAAGACTTCTACAAATAATGCATACTTCAAAATTCACATTCTACCAAGTTTGTGTCTATAAACTAATGGCGGATTTAAAGGGCAACAGTTAGCTCCCGCCCCAAATTATTACCtgcttatatttttacatacttgttttatatgtaaacgTAAAACGcgagaaaaaagaaataaaagtaaaagttaTACTAGAGTTCACTTGTctgaattttaaagtattcttGGAAACAAAGACCCCAGGTGTGTATGACTAAAGACCTTTTATGGCGACTCAGAGCTGTAGCCCCGGTTACCCGGTCTCCAAAATCCCGTCTtgatatatactatatatcaTGAATGTGTTTAATGACGCGTTTTATATTTCAGCCCTTATCAGagttttattctattctacGATTTATTCTGTTCCAATACAATTTAGAGTACCTACGCGTTACGACTATAAATAAGTCTTACAAGAATTACTGTTTTGATGATATTCAtagaatcaattttaaatcaaaacagCAGTATTGTATCATattctatctatttataaaggtTAAGGTAAATTGAGTGTGAAATGATGGCACCCTTCAATTGACGAGACACCTCAATGGTTTACTTTTGAATTTAGGTCAATTTTCTACCCTAGGTGACCCGAATCCTTCGCGTTGCCATTTAACTTCGTTATTATGCTTCTAACGAGTTTTTATCCAATTCAATTTTGATTGACGATAATGATATCACTTAAGGAATAAAGCAATTTCATGTATGTTGCCAGTATTGTcagaaaatcaataatattacatcctactataatacatattataaacgtgaaagttttttaaaatacatatgtacgtttgtttctattttagCCGAAAACCGTTTAAAggaatttaatgattttatgtgctacaaaaaacaatctataaaaatacttgGTTTTGTCTACTAGTTTGCGATGCAAttgtaaaatgatattaagtgtttatttattgttttaataggtTTTGATAGGTCAAAAGAAAACCGACATTATGACTTACAATCAGTTACACTCGACCACAATTTCTAGTTTTTTGCTTCCATTATGGTCTATGGATTGAATTTTTAGAAATACAGTTTAAGAATGTATGAaactttactttttaaactaatatgaCGGGAAATTTTTGCttgtagataataatataataatatctctatttttattttcttaaccaAAACAAGGAAAGCGGCACACAATCCGGCCGATATGATATTACTTAGTTATTTAGAAAATCTTGAAGGAGCCCAGGAGTatgactatttttattttaaagtgtgtTAAGTACATAATGCTACACATTTGACACGATAAAAAAAGATCACAAAGATACAACTAAACATTCCTCTAAATGACCTATCTTACAAAGCaggataatatatatagtatcaCCTAGATAACGATTTTTACGATATTCCGAGCCATcctaataattgtataaacatGAGTTTGTAAGGATAGATGATGGTTTATTGAACTTTCTTGATTGGATCAGTATAAAATTCTTACTAATGTTATGAAtatgaaagtaactctgtctgtatgCCCTTTTTTGATGTATTTAACCTTAAGCAATGTGGGGAtttatttggatgaaattaaaGATAGGACTGTCTATTTTATCCTTTTACTATGacggcgaagctgcgggcggaATGCACTAGCATTGGGATAATTAGTCTCAATAAGCTTACTAGGTATATTACAGGTTCCAGCAAGAATAAAGTAAAACTGAATAATGatgtaaaacttttttttaaatagcaatGGCTTAAATACATCGAATTTGTAACagttacataataatgtaGGTCTAGAACAGCAGCAATTAGGTCAATTTAGCACATGGAAGGTTTCATAACTATAGCAGTTCAGCATTGTAAGTAGAAGATAAAGCGAACATATTAATAGGTTTATGCTttatcattatacatatatatgccTATAGCTTCCTAAATTcctaaagatatttaaaaaatagagtTTATCTATTGGTATTGTACAACACTAACCATatctatacattaaatatttattgaggagTAATTGTTAGGTATGCAATATGTCAATTCATAGTTTTCATGAGGCAAGACAGTACGCTGAAGGAATTAAGTATAATGTGATGACCGCATACTGTAAATCATTTTAAGACTCAGAAAAGCTTGCAGATCATAAATGCAGATGTTGCAAGCAGCTCCGTCGGtccatttttctatttactaATCGCTTGAATATTGAAGTACCTAAAAAGACTTAAAAAATGCTCTGCACTTAACAACTGTAGTATAaactagtaatattaataaaataattcatatctGGGTTGGGGCTTTAAACACAGAAAGTAACAAAGCCGTTGAACAATCACGAAAATGacttaattttgtttagtGCGGGTTACTATGGAAACGACCTTGTTGATGTTGATATTATGGTCGccgcattattttaaatggtaattattataattcactgAGTTCGTTACtccaatcaaaaatatatttgatgacGGGCTTTCGATAACATCATTAACTTTTCAGCCGTTTGGtccaatagaaatataaaaaacaaaatattcacttTTCAAAGTGCAGAcccataattttattcattgacGGACTTGAAAAAGTGGTTAGAGAcagaaagtatttttttttttctaattgatattatgtatgcgaaagtgtttgtttgactTTCTTTAATGGCAAAACGGAGCGGCGAATTGACATGATTTTTAATTGGAGGTAGTTTTGAGAGGTTGGAGAATGCACATAAGCTACTTTTTGTCCCTTTCTAACCCACTAATTCCCTAAAATTGAGGGATGCAAATTTGTATGAAGCATTTCGCATTTTTCAAGGTCGAATACCAAAAGTTGGTATGCTGATTATTTATGCCTAAAGAGATCGAGCATTATGTTTTTAGAAATCTGTCCCCAACCTCTTTAAAGAGAGGgtgcaattttaaatagaacttttacagttttaaagttagaaaactaaaaattggTACACTACAagccttatttttatttttggaattCTTCCCACAGCCCCTAGAATAGGGGATATATAGTGATTAGTGATGccgaaacaaacaaaagttgtaatgtctgtttgtaatattCTGTAATATTCTGTTcacaaaaagaaaaaccaaaataaatgtcggattatataattattcataataattcatGATACAatcaacatacaaataataaataataaaaataaatactgttttatgCTGGGACACTATGGAGTTCCATAACCGTTACATAGGTTTCGGATTTTGATAAGGACCGAGTTTAATGGCCGGTGCAAAAACCACAAACTTAAGCTGCACAAAATTTTGTCAATATAAAAACCTGCACAATTACCGTTCAAAAGCTTGTACAAATTTACTAATCCCGTCTTCACATGGCATCAGTAAATCCGAGGAGTAATAACCTTTTTAAATGTGCttgtaaatgcaataaaatgtaaagaacatataaaatacttagaCATTTTTGTCGCTAACCATATCTGaaactgttataattttttttcctatatttATAGCCAAATCTAAAACTTCATATCCATCATCAACAACATCACTCATTCTACCATTTATGCTAGCCAAGGTAACCCAATATCAGCAAATAAGAAAGCACTCATTtcactattataatatgcttCAAGTTCCCATGCACTGACATACAGCTCTATAAGGTTTTCGTCTCTACAATGTGCAAGATTTTCTGcaacaaaatttgaaatatagaaTGATGTAGAATGTAgagctttaaataatataaacagtttAATCAGTCTGTAAATATTGCCTATAGACTTATTTCTCTTTATAGGCTTCCAAAGAGTTATTGCTAAACTCCTTTATAAgggttttaatataactttagcctttatatacttttaagaaAGCTCTATGAGAAAAAATGCTTCTTAAAAAACAATCTACCGTGGGCCTGCAGTAATCCAACAAACGTATTGCAGGTAGGTGtcatataattgaatttgtaGGATTATAGAGTGCTGCCTTTATCATCCTGCTAtggtctatttttttttacaaaagatTATCCTTTAATTTAAGGACTTATAGATCCAATGATACAACatcaaatgttaaaaaatgttcaGACGTACAAATCATACttctttgtattaatttaaatcaaaataagttttattattttaaaacattttattattaaattcattcagAAATGAAGACAAATAAAAgtatctaagcatacataaccTGAACAATATTTTCACTTACAAAACAATGGTGGTAGCACAAATAGGTTGTAAGCTTTTCAAGTATGCATATCATGAAAACTACTAGGTATTCACTATTTATAGACCTGTAGGATTACAGGGTCATTGGATAAACCTGGGGCCAGTGTGCTGTGGGTCCATTGAATTCATATCTACATTTAAAGCAACTAGAAAGGATGTAAATAACTTACCAGTTATTACttgtttaagtttaatttctttcaataaGACATTGTAAATTTCCGATACAGCCTCTGCAATTTGTCCAGCAGACCAAGTGAAAATAACACCATGACCTGAAGTTTCAAGCACTGAGAGGGCATGTAACTGCTTTCTTATCAAATGCACACCTACAAATTgggaaaatatatcaatattcaattgtattcaaataagttttaaGTAGTGTTCAATGAAAGAAACATttcacatacatattttaagtaagtacttaattcttatttaataatatattatataaatttgtacaaataaaaggcttgtatacattttcattatgGTGAGATGATAATGATTAGACTTAAGATATTGGATAAGTGGACTGAACGTCAAATCAACCTTATAAGatataaagtgaagtcccgtgtcccctactgaggtatggggcagatgatatacatctgtttcactgatcgattttctttatggacaagtaggtgatcagccttctgtgtcctgccagaccgatgcatttttttttattgtccccaccgggaatcgaacccaggacccctcggttctacgctcacgcgtttaccactgtaccaaggaggcgtcgttattataagatataagtcatcatttaattgtaaaatgtttaatatgaaaacataGATTCAACAGGTCttgagtttaataaatgtgcacactaaaaaaattttttcccTCGGTACAGGTTGATTACAAATATggatataaaagttaattcaTATTCATTACAATGTGACATTTCCATCTCCAACAAACCTACTAGAACAAAGTGAGACTTCAAAGTCTAACTCAAAAAACTACTTTACCTTGTACAATGTTTTGTAAACCATCATATGCTTCAGACAGGCTACTTATCAGTGGCCCTACTTGATGAGGAAAGTATTCATCAGTACACTCATATAATTTCAAGGCTGATATGGATTTACAGATTTTTGAaccattttctttaattttttcccAGTTAGTCAGTAAATTATGCAAATTCGAAATATGGGTATAAACAGTTTTTGATATGCCGGGACTGTCTTTATTGGGTGTTGTTATTTCTGaaaaaaaggtaaatattaattttaatgttacaattctgagtacataaaaaaactaataaattacaaacctTTGGGAATAAAACTATAAGAGTTTTCATGATTCTTTGTAGGTGTCTTGGacattttgattaaaacatggattttaaaaataacaaaatttattaacttagcta encodes the following:
- the LOC119830764 gene encoding cyclin-dependent kinase 2-interacting protein-like isoform X1; translated protein: MPDRHVKMLLCLLAITKIDEITTPNKDSPGISKTVYTHISNLHNLLTNWEKIKENGSKICKSISALKLYECTDEYFPHQVGPLISSLSEAYDGLQNIVQGVHLIRKQLHALSVLETSGHGVIFTWSAGQIAEAVSEIYNVLLKEIKLKQVITENLAHCRDENLIELYVSAWELEAYYNSEMSAFLFADIGLPWLA
- the LOC119830764 gene encoding cyclin-dependent kinase 2-interacting protein-like isoform X2, whose amino-acid sequence is MSKTPTKNHENSYSFIPKEITTPNKDSPGISKTVYTHISNLHNLLTNWEKIKENGSKICKSISALKLYECTDEYFPHQVGPLISSLSEAYDGLQNIVQGVHLIRKQLHALSVLETSGHGVIFTWSAGQIAEAVSEIYNVLLKEIKLKQVITENLAHCRDENLIELYVSAWELEAYYNSEMSAFLFADIGLPWLA